The window GGCACGGCGGCAGAGGCTCCGCCCAGCCGTTCGGGCCGTGGACGAGCCAGGGGTCACGGGGTATCGGGGTCGAGATCGGGGCGGCCATGGGGTCAGGATCGCAGCGGGGTGCGACGGGTGGGGGTGGAGCAGGGCGCAGCCCTCAGCCGCGCCGCCACGCCCCGTCCATCACGCCCGGGTCCCCGAGATCGGCGAAGGTAGCCGCCGAGCGGGCCCAGTCCTCCGCGGCGACCGTCGCGGCGCGCGGGCTCGAGGCCTCCCGCTCGAAGAGTCGGCGAAGATACTCGTTGCGTGAGAGGCCCAGTGCCGCCGCGTCGGCGTCGATGCGTCGGATCGCCGCCTCGCTCAGTCCACGGATCAGGATGCTCACCGTGGTGACCGCCTCCTGATCGGACGCTATCCGATGTCCTCGGGCGCGTCGTCGGTCCGCATCCGGCGGGACTGGTACAGGTACGTCCCGATGAGGCGGATGAACTCGTCGGCGCGATCGTTCTCGCCGGTGAGCGCGCCGGTGAGCTTGCCGAACGCGCCCTCGTTGAGGACGGCAGCATCGGTCAGCGTCTCGCGGAGCTCCGGAGAAGCCATGAACTGGTCCAGCGCGTTGTGGTCGATCTGGTCTGCGATACGGGGGTCCTCCCCCGCCATACCAGCTGCCGCGACGACGAACCCTTCGATCTGCGGGTCCGCGAACTCCGAGCCGAAGAGCGCATTGATCCGGTCGACGATCTCCGATAGGAGGACCAACTGCGGATCCGGGCGCGATCCGCCGGTGCCGGGTTCCTTGTAGCCGCCCCCGAGCGTCGGAGTCTCTTCGTCGCCACCGAGCCCGATGTCAGCCTTGCCTCGGTCGATCTGCCGCACGCGTCGGAGCTCGAGACCGCTGACGTCGACATCCGGCTCGACTCCCTCCGAGGGCAGGACCCGCACCAGCTGGCGCAGGAACTCGGCGAGCTTCTCGAGGTCGGTGGTGCCGTAGTCGACGACCTGGGACATGAAGTCGTACAGCCGCACGTAGGAGCCGCAGTCCTTCTTGAAGGTGCGCAGCTCGTCCAGGGTCTGGCTGTCCTCCTCGCTCGCGGCCTCCTCCCACTGTGCGCAGTACTCCTCGAGGGCCGGGGTCACGGCCCTCGCGAGCCGTCCGCTGGACTCCTTCTCGGCCCACCACGCCTCGGCAAAGCGCTCGACGTCGGCCGGGGTGTAGATCCGCGTCTGGGCGAGCTTCGTGGCGAGCTTGTGGACGAGGTTCGGGTCCGTCGCCTTCTCGATGTGCGCCTCGGTGTAGTAGGTCAGGAACGCCTCGCGGATCTCCTCCGGCTCGTTGACGAAGTCCAGGACGAAGGTGCGCTCCTTCTTCTCCCCCGACGGGGCCCGGTAGGTGCGGTTCAGCCGCGACAGGGTCTGCACCGCGTGGACGTCGGGCAGCTTCTTGTCGACGTACATCGCGCACAGCAGCGGCTGGTCGAAGCCGGTCTGGAACTTGTCGGCGACGAGCATGAGCCGGTACTCGGGCCGGCGGAACTCGCGGGCGAGGTCGGAGCCGAGCCCAGGGTTCATCGACGCCTCGGTGACGTCCTCGAGGTGGTACTCGTCGTCGCTGAGCGACCCGCTGAAGGCGACGATGGACTTGTAGCCGTAGTTCCTCGAGTGCAGGTACTTGTCGACCTCGACCTTGTACCGCACGGCGGCCTGCCGGGAATCGGTGACGACCATGGCCTTCGCATGCCCGTCCAGCAGATGCGCGACGTTCGCGTGGAAGTGCTCGACGATGATCTCGACCTTCTGGCCGATGTTCGTCCGGTGCAGCTTCGCGAACCGCATGATCTTCCGGGTCGCGACCTTCTGGTCGACGAGCTGATCCTCATTGCCGCCGGTGATGCTGGTGACGATGCCGTCGTCGCTGTGCTGCTCGATCTCGAAGGCCGTCCTGTAGCTCTGGTAGCCGCGCAGGACGTCCAGGATGAAGTCCTCCTCGATCGCCTGCCGCATCGTGTAGACGTCGAAGGCCACGGGCAGCCCGTCATCTTTCGCGCGGCCGAAGAGCTCCTTGGTCTTGTGCTTCGGCGTCGCCGTGAACGCGAGCAGCGAGACGTTGCGGGCCCCGGCCCGCGCGGCCGTCTCGGCGGCGATCGTCCTCTCCCGGGCGACGTCCGCTTCGACGAGGTCGTTGACGATGTCCTGGCTGTCCAGGTCGTCCTCGTCGGTGACCTCGCCGCCGTCGGTGAGGACCTTCTTCAGCTCCGCCGCGCTCTTACCCGACTGGGAGGTGTGCGCCTCGTCGATGATGACCGCGAAGTTCCTGTCCCCGAGGGTCGTCTCGAGCAGACCCTTGACGTGCGGGAAGGTCTGGAGGGTGACCACGATGATCAGCGCGGAGCCGGTGAGCGCGTCCAGCAGCGCCCGGGACTTCGAACCGCCGGAGCTGCGCACCGCGGCGGAGTCGATGACGGCGACCGTGCCCTTGGTGCCGTCGACCTGCTCGACGGCCTGCTGCAGCTGAGCGTCCAGCACCTTCCGGTCCGAGACGATGAGGACCTTGTCGAAGACCTTCTCGTTGCGCACATCGTGGAGGCGGGCGAGCCGGTGCGCTGTCCACGCGATGGTGTTCGTCTTCCCGGAGCCGGCGGAGTGCTCGATGAGGTATCGCTGGCCGGGCCCGTCCTCGGCGATCGAGTCGACGAGCTTCGTGACCGCCCGCCACTGGTGGTAGCGAGGGAACATCAGCGCCGTGGAGCGCTTGATCTTCCGCGTCGCCGGATCCTCGGACGTCTCCTGCTTGAGGAACATCTGCGATCCGAGGATCGCGAGCCACGCGTCCCGCTGCAGGACCTCCTCCCACAGGTACGAGGTCGCCGAGCCATCGGGGTTCGCGGGGTTGCCGGACGCGCCCGTGTCCGCGTGGCCGCGGTTGAAGGGCAGGAAGTAGGTCTTCTCCCCCGCGAGCTTCGTCGTCATGTGGACCTGGCCGTTGTCGACCGCGAAGTGCACGAGCGCCCGGTTGCCGAAACCCAGCAGCGGCTGCCCAGCCGGGTCACGGTCCTTCCGGTACTGCGTGATCGCAGCACGGACCTCCTGCTTGAAGAAGGACTTCAGCTCGCAGGTCGCGACCGGGATCCCGTTGACGAAGAACACCAGGTCGATGGAGCGGTTGTCGCCGCGCTTCGGCGAGAAGTGCACCTGGCGCACGACCCGGAGCCGCACCTTCTCGTAGTTCGCGGTGACCTCACGATTCAGCGTGGTCGCCGGCTTGAACTGGCACATGCGCAGGTTCGCCGTCGCACCCCGGGTGTGGGAGAACTTCCGACGCAGTACGTTCAGCGTCCCCCCGCCAGAGAGCATCGGGGTGTCCAGCCAGGAGACGAGCGCATCCAGCAGCGCCTCGCGGTCGGCCTGCTCGGCCCCGGTGCCGACGCGGACGACCTTCGCGTACTCCTCGGGCTGGGTCTCGGACAGCCACCAGTGGACGTCCTCGGGCCACAACGCCCGCTGCACGTCGTAGCCCTCGTCGGTGGCGCTGTACTCCCAGCCATGCGCGGCGAGATGCTCGGCGATGTCCGTCTCGAAGACCGATTCGCGGGTCCCATCGATCCCAGCCATAACTCAGCTCGCCTTCCTCGCCGAGCGCACGTCAATCTGTCCGGTCACCGCGGCCGTGATCAGGGCCGAGCGTCGCTCTTTCGCGAGTGAGATGTGTTGTTCCGCCTTGGCAATGAGGGCTTCAAGTTGCTCATTCCTCTCGCGATACTCCGCAGTGAACCACTCCTGGTGTTCAGGCGATGAAATACTTAGAGGTACCCGGGCGAAGGTTCCCCAATTACGAAAGTCAACGCTTCGTTGCCTTGTATTGGGAGCCTGACTCGCCAGGAAACCCGAAGTCCCCAGATATCTGAGGAGCATTGATAGATATTCCGCGTCGTCCGAGTATCGAGGCCGACATACATGATACACAGGAGAGCACTGTCCATTACTGTCCGAGACGCCGACAGCGCCTGCAAATCCATCGAGGGCATGAAAAACAATATCCCCTTCGTGAACACCTTGAAACCCCGCCTCTGCCGCTGACAAAGTATAACCCTCGGCGCGACGGTTTTCACGCAACGTAACTACGCCATCTCGGTACGCTGTCACGACTCCGGCACCACGAGCCACAGGTCGATCGAGCCGAACGAGGGCTTGCCGGACAGTTACAAGCCTCCGACCTTCACAACCTTGGAACTCAGCATCGAGCAGTGCTCTGTCGCGCTCTCGAAACAGCTCGATGAGCTCCTCCTGCTTCGCCACGAGCGCGTCGATCTGGGCCGTCTCTCGGTCCAGGTAGTCGGCGATGGCGCGCTGCTCATCGAGGGGAGGAAGTGGGACCGAAGTCGAAGCGAACGCAGAAGACGAAAGCTCGAGAAAAGTCGTGCCCTGCCCGCGCGCGATGAGCTCGGAACGGGCCGCGACGAGAGCTTTAGCGATGTAACGCGGTTCAATCCCGTCCCACACTGCAACGGCTCTGCACCCTTGATTAAATGCGGAGGTCGCAGCGACTCTTCCGACATGGCCAATGGGGGCGCGCGTCGACACGAGAACACTCCCTGCTGGAGCAAGCCCGGCCCCATTCCCCCCCTTCACCGAAAGGGAGCGGTCGGTCGATGAGATCAATGCACCATCGGCACCGTTAAGGTCTGGCGGAGTCACGAAAGGAAGGTCGCCATTCCAGTTCTCCGGATCTGAAGTCGGAGTCCCTCCGTTCAGGACCTGTCCTACGCGTCTGATGGGCGCTGCCTGCCAGCCGTTCGGGAGGGCCGAGTAGCTGAACCACATCGTCGTCATGCCTCCACTTCCCGCAGCAGCCCCATAATCTCGCCGACGACGCGTTCGAGATCCGCGTCGATCTCTTCGAGCGGCCTGGGCGGGATGTACTCGTAGAAGTGGCGGGTGAAGGGGATCTCGTACCCGGTCTTGGTCTTGTCCCAGTCGATCCACGCGTCGGCGATATGGGGCTTCACTTCGGCGTCGAAGTAGGCTTCGACGGTCTCGCGCAGCGCCTCGTGGGTCTTCGGGTGTTCGCCCCAGCCGAAGGGAACGTTCTCGGTATCGCGTAGGGCCGGGTCAGGTTCGACGTCGCCCTTGTACTTGCCGGACTGAACGCGGCAGTAGTCGGCCTGGTCGTCGTGGACGCCGATGACCTGCAGCAGGGTCTTTCGGATCGCGGGCTTCAAGAGCGGGCCGTGCTCGCCGAGATGCTGGCCGAGCGCCTTGTCGAACTCCTCGCGGTTCAGGTACGCCGTGTCGCCGAAGGCCTCAAGGGATGCCGCAAGACCGTCGACCTGGCTGAGCTTCTTGTGCTCGGCAACGGCGGCGATCACCTCAGACGTGCACTCGAACCGCAGCTGGAGCGGCCGCTCCACGGTCACGGTCCAGTACGCGAAGTCGCGGTTGCCGAAGGTCTTCACCGGCACCTGGATCTCGGCGTCCTCGCCCTGCTGGCCGCCGAACGCGGCGACGATCGCGTCGCGGCTCGAGTCGGAGATCTCCATGCGCTTGGAGCCGATGGACTTCCGCAGCTTCGTGCCGAGCTTCGACGCGTCGATGAGCTGGACCGTGCCCTTGCGCTCCTCCGGCTTCGCGTTCGAGAGGACCCACAGGTAGGTCGCAATGCCGGTGTTGTAGAACATGTCGTTCGGGAGCGCGACGATCGCTTCGACGAGGTCGTTCTCGAGCATGTGCCCGCGGATCTCGGACGGGCCCGAGCCGGCCCCGCCGTTGAACAGCGGCGAGCCGTTGAGGACGATGCCGGCCTTGCCGCCGCGGCCGTTCTCGTCGACGGGCCGCATCTTCGAGGCGACGTGGAGCAGGAACAGCATCGCCGCGTCCCCGACGGCCGGGAGGCCGGGCGCGAACCTGCCCTGACCGCCCCGGGCGTGCTCGTTCTTCACCTCCGACTCGACGGCCTTCCAGTCGGTGCCGAACGGCGGGTTCGAGAGCACGTAGTCGAACTGCCGGTCCTCGAACCGGTCGACGACGAGGGTGTCCCCGCGACGGACGTTGCTCGGGTCCTGCCCCTTGATCAGCAGGTCCGCCTTGCAGATCGCGTAGGTGCGCGGGTTGATCTCCTGACCGTACAGCGCCGTCGACGCATCCGGGTTCAGCTCGTGCAGGTGCTCGTCGGCGACGGTGAGCATCCCGCCGGTGCCGACCGTGGGGTCGTAGATGGAGCGCACCGTGCCGCGATCCCGCAGCGCCTCGGTGTCCTCCGCGTAGACCAGGTCGACCAGCAGGCGGACAACGTCGCGAGGGGTGTAGAACTGGCCGGCACCGTCATTCGCCGACTCCGCGAAGCGATAGATCAGGTTCTCAAACAGGTCCCCCATGTCCGCGTTCGAGACCGCCTCCGGGGAGAGGTCGATCTTCTCGAAGTGGCGCGTGACCTGCGCGAGGCGACCCCGGGCGTCCAGCGTGCGGAGGACGTTCTCGAAGTCGAAGGACTGGAAGACGTCGAGGTTCGCCGAGAACCCGCCCACGTAGTCGATGAGGTTTTCGGCGAGGTTGTCCGGATCCTGCAGCGCGCGGGTCAGCGTGTAGTCGCTCGTCGTCCAGAACGAGAGTCCCGCGCTGTCGGCGCTGCGGGTGCGGATCTTGAGGTGGGTCCGGCGCTGCTGCTCCCCCTCGTAGGTGGCGACGACGTCGCTCATGACCTCGCGGTGCGGCTCCATCACACACTCGAGCCGGCGCAGCACGGTAAAAGGCAGGACGACGGAGCCGTACTCGGCCTCGGCATAGGGGCCGCGAAGCGTGTCGGCGACGCTCCACACGAAGTTGGACAGGGCTGACACGGCTGGTGATGCTCCTCGTCGATGCAGGATCGGATCTGACATCGATCCTAAGTGCCGGTCCCGACATAATTCCGATGGTCTCGACACTCAGAGACGAGCGCAGCCGTCACGCTCCGGGACGCCGTGCGCCGAGGATGCCGCTCCCTGAGGATCTTGCGTATAGGTCTGCGGATAGTCTGCCGATCCGAGGGCATAGCAAAGGGCCCCTCACCAGCATTTGTGCTGGTGAGGGGCCCTACTCGTAGCGGGGATAGGATTTGAACCTATGACCTCCGGGTTATGAGCCCGGCGAGCTACCGAACTGCTCCACCCCGCGGCGACGTCCTCCACTGTAGGGGATACGGCGTCGGCCCGTCCAGGCGGGAGGGCGTGAACGTGGGACAGCCCACGTTCACGCCCCGTTCCACTGCTGGTCACGGAGGGCCGGGCCCCAAGGCCAGCGTCCAGCAGTCAGGGGAATCGATCCCTGACCGCTGGACACCATGTCCCGGGGTCAGCCGCCGGCGCCCTCGAGTTCCTGGTTCGCTGCGATCGCCCTCTGCAGGGCATCGGCGACCCGGTCCTGGGCCTCGCCGTAGGCGGTCCAGTCACCTTCCGCCATCGCCGCCTCGGAGTCCTTGACGGCCTGGTCCATGTCGGCCAGGGCGCGGTCCAGCCGCTCCTGCGGGGTCCCGTCACCGGGGGCTGCCGGGGCCGGCGCCTCGGTCGTGGGATCGGCCGGAGCATCCGTTGCCGGGGCGTCCGTGGGCTGATCGGCAGGGGCGTCGCCGGGGGTCTCGACCTCGCCCTCACCGGTCTCGGTGTCGGCGGTGCCCTTGGCGCCGTCGGGGTCGGTGACCGCAGCATCACCGGCATCGGCACCGGAGTCGCCGCCGAACACCAGGTCCAGCGCCTCGTTCAGCGTGGGCGCGAACCCGATCTTCTCGCCGAAGGAGACCAGCACCATCTGCAGCAGCGGGTACTGGGTGCCACCACCGGAGGCCGAGGACTGCAGGTACACGGGCTGCACGTAGAGCAGGCCGCCACCGACGGGCAGGGTCAGGAGGTTTCCGTTGATGACCTCGGAGTTGCCGGACTTCAGCAGGTTCAGCGCCTGGGACACGTTCGGCTCGGCGTTAAAGGTGGCCTGCACCTGACCGGGTCCGTTGACCGGGTTGGTGGCCGGGAGCACCAGCAGCGTCATGTCACCGAAGGTCTCCGCGGGGTTGCCCTCCAGGCTGCCCGTCTCGGAGTCCACGGCCAGGAACCCGGTGAGCACGTTCTGCCCCTGGGCCGGGATGTAGCTGGAGGACAGCGTGAAGCGCGGATCATCCATCCCGGGCACCTGCATGGTGAGGTACATGGGCGGCTGCGGCGCCTGCTGACCCGCGGATCCATCCGGGTTCTGGGGGGCCGGCTGGGTGGGATCCGGGGGGATCTGCCAGAAGTCCTGCTGACCGAAGAAGTCATCCGCATCAGTGACGTGGTACGTGGCCAGCAGTTCGCGCTGCGCCTTGAAGTAGTCCGCGGGGTAGCGCAGGTGGCTCATCAGCTCGCCGCTGATCTCCGTCGCGGGCTGCAGGGCCTCGGGGAACACCTCGCCCCACGCCTTGAGGATCGGATCCTCCGTGTCCCAGGCGTACAGGGTCACCGATCCGTCGAAGGCGGAGACGGTGGCCTTGACGCCGTTGCGCATGTAGTTGGCCTGCCGCACCCGATTGCCAGCCGTCTCCCCCGGTGTGGTCTGGGAGTCGTTGATGGCGTCGTCCAGATTGACGCTGCGGGAGTACGGGTAGTGGGTGGTGGTGGTGTAGCCGTCGACCACCCACACCAGCTCACCGTCGACGACCGCCGGGTACATCTGCGAGTCCAGCGACAGGAACGGTGCCACCTCCCGCACCCGCTGCTGCGGGTCGCGGTCGTAGAGGATCTGCGACTCGGGGTTGACGTAGTCGGAGATGACGATGTTGGGGTCGCGGAACTTGATGGCGTACAGCAGGCGGTTGAAGAAGGTGCCCACCGACGGGCCGCCATCACCCTGGTAGGTGTTGTTCACCTGGGTGCCGCCGTCCTCTTCCCCGGTTCCGAGCTGGTAGTCGAACTCCTCGGGCTCGGCACCCTCGGGGGCGCCGACGATCGAGTAGTCCGGGGAGTGGCGGCCGAAGTACACCCGCTCCTCGTACTCGCCCAGGGCGCCCTCACCGGGCACGCCGGACTGCAGGAAGCTGGGCTCACCGTCGGCGTTGCGGCGGTTGCCGTAGGCGGCGGCGGTGCCGTAACCATGGGTGTAGATGATGTGCTGGTCCACCCAGGAGCGGCTGTCCAGCTCGAACTGGTCCGGGCGCAGCTCGCGCACACCGATCACGGTGTCCTGCAGCGCGCCGTCGATCTCGTAGCGGTCCACGCTGAGCACCTCGTCGAAGCCCCAGTAGCGACGGTTGGCCTCGCGCTGCTCGAAGGTCTTGGAGACGATGTTGGGGTCCATCAGGCGGATCTGCGCGGTGGTCTCGGCGTCCTCGCGCAGTGCACCCGGGGAGGCGTCGGTGCTGGCGGCGTAGGAGACCTCGCGAACGCCGTCGATGGCGAACGCGGCACGGGTGGCGTCGATGCTGCGCTGGATGTAGGGCTGCTCGAGGGCACGCTCATTGGGGTTGACCTGGAACTGCTGGATCGCCCAGGGGTAGAGGTTGCCCACCACCAGGGTGGACAGCACCATCAGGCCGGCACCGATGGCAGGGATCCGCCAGTCGGCGCGCACGATCCACACGATGAACAGCGACGCGACGATCACTGCGGCGATCGCCAGGATGGTCTGCGCCGGCAGGATCGCCTTGACGTCGGTGTAGGAGGCGCCGTCGAAGCGACCGTGCGCAGTGGTCAGCAGGTCGTAGCGGTGGAACCAGTGCCCCAGGCCCAGCAGCAGAACGTACACGGTGGCCAGCACACCGAGATGACGACGGGCCGACTTGGTGACCTCGAGCCCGCTCTCCTGCCCCCAGGCGACACCGCCGTACAGGAAGTGGCCCACCACGGCGCCCACGATGGCGACCAGGCACACGAACTGCCCGAAGGCGATGATCAGGTCGATCAGCGGCAGGGTGAACACGTAGAACGAGATGTCGTTGCCGAACACCGGATCGGTCTCACCGAAGGGCTGCGGGTGCAGGAACAGCTGCACGTCCTGCCAGCGCCGTGAGGCGGCCAGGCCCCCGAAGGCACCGATGATCAGGGGCGCCACGATGGTCAGGCCGCGACGCAACGGGTCCACCGCGGAGCGGAACTGCTCCAGGGCCTCCTGTTCACGCGTGACCGGCGGGTACACGGGGCGCTTCGTGTAGGCGATGCGCAGGCTCAGGTACAGCGGGATCGCGAACAGCACAAAGCCGATCACGAACAGGATCGCTTCGGTGATCCAGCGGGTCAGCAGCACGTCCGTACGGCCGAGCTGATCGAACCACAGATAGGTGGTCCACACCTCGGAGGCGATGATCAGCGCCACCACCAGCGCACCGAGCACCAGCGCGGTGATGCTCAACGGGTTCAGCCGGGGGCGGGACCCACCACCGGCCGCAGGCGCTGGGCGGGGGCGCGGGGACGGGTTGTCACCGAAGGGGACGGAGAAGCTCACAGAAGACCTCGTGTCGATCTCGGGTCCGGCGCCACCGCCACGAAGGAGGGGCACGGGGTCCGGGTACAGTGTGGTGCCCCCGTTGACGACGGCGGCCCGGCCATTCTGTCAGGTGAACCTGTAAGGGGACCTCTCAATCTGATGACGAAAACATCGCCCGACCCCCTCGACGCACCCACCGCTGCCCTGGCCGCCGCGGTGCTGGAGATCGCCCGCCACGTGGGCGACGACGCCATGGCCGCCCCACGCTGGTTCGCCCTGGCCAACAGCGCCCGTTTGCTGGCCGAGCAGCCCGGCCTGGCAGCCCTGCTGGGCGAGGAGTCCTCAACCATCATGGCTGCCGATGAGCTGCAGCTGATCTCCATCGAGCTGGATCACCACGAACCCGGCTCCGCGGCATCGGCCGATCACACCGACCCCTTGCAGGCCCTCACCGCAGTCGAATGGCCGGACATGGCCAACGGCGCCGTTCTCGCCTGCGACCTCGCCCCTGAGCAGTGGATGGTACGAGCCCAGGACACCGACCCCACGGCCATCGACGCCGCTCAGGGCGAAGAGGCTCTCGGTGCGCTCCGGGTCGTGGTGGGTGCGCTGGAGGACGGGACCACCTGGTCGGCCCTGCGGCGGGCCGGGGAGCAGCAGTACACCCTCGGTGCCGCACTCCTCCCCGACCTCACCGCTGCCCTGCTGGAGAGCCTCCAACCGCCCCAGTGACGCAGCTGGCTCAGGGCGTTCCTACCAGGGCGCGCTCGGCTGCCTCGCCATCGGCGTCGACGTCGCCGACCAGACTGTCGGTGTCGTAGCCGCCCTCGTCCTGGCCGGTGGGCGCGGGCTTGATCTCCCCGGTGTCGTAGTCGAGGTCCGGCACGTCGGCGAGCTTGGGTGCCTTGGCGGGCTTGGTGAACGCGGAGGTGCCGAACGTGAGGTCGTGCCCGATCGTCTCGGCGTTCAGGGTGAGAGAGAAGAAGGGCTTGCCGTCGTCGTCGGTCCATTCGGTGCTGCCCAGGCGGCCGGTGGCCACCAGCGGCTGCCCCTTCTTCACCGAGGCCAGCACGTTGCGGGCCAATGCGCGGCGGGCGTAGACGTTCACGAACTCGGTCTTGCGATCGTTGTAGTCGTTGATGTCCTGGTCGTAGTATCGGGAGTTCACGGCGATGCGCACCATCACGCTGATGTCGCCGTTGGGGTACTGGGTCTCGCGGGGGTCACCGGTGGCGTTGCCGATCACGGTGGTACGGATGTCCTTCATGGTGGTGTCCTTCCTCGGTGCGGGGACTGTCCCCTCGCCGGCTCCGTGCCGACCACCTCAGACTTCCCGCCTCAAATGCGGCGCACCATCGACCGTCGCGGATTGGGGACGAACCCTCGATGGGGAGGAACCTCGCTGTGCGCGCCCCGCTGGCGTGCCCGCCTCATCGTTGCACCGTGACCGCCGGCGTACCTGTGGCGACGTGCTCACCTGTCGCAGAACGCCGACGACCGGCCCCCTTGTCGGGGACCGGCCGTCGTTCGTGGATCGCGGGGCGATCAGGCCTTCGGAACCACCAGGCCCGAGGCGTTGCTGCGTGCGTTCTCGAAGCGCGCCTGGACATCGGCCCAGTTCACGATCTTCCAGATCGCCTCGACGTAGTCCGCCTTGACGTTCTGGTAGTCCAGGTAGAAGGCGTGCTCCCACATGTCCAGCTGGAACAGCGGGATCGTGGCGACGGGGACACCGTTCTGCTGGTCGTAGAACTGCTCGATGACGAGGTTGCCACCGACCGGCTCGCACGCGAGCACGGCCCAGCCGGAGCCCTGGATGCCCAGCGCTGCGGCAGTGAAGTGCTTGCGGAAGGCGTCGAAGGAGCCGAAGTACTCGTCGATCGCGGAGGCGAGCTCACCGGTGGGCTTGTCGCCGCCCTCCGGGGAGAGGTTCTTCCAGAAGATCGAGTGGTTGGTGTGGCCGCCCAGGTTGAAGGCGAGATCCTTCGAGAGCTGGTTGACGTTGCCGAACTCGCCGGACTCGCGGGCCGCGGCCAGCTTCTCCAGGGCAGTGTTGGCGCCCTTGACGTAGGTGGCGTGATGCTTGGAGTGGTGAAGCTCCATGATCTTGCCGGAGATGGAGGGGGCCAGTGCCCCGTAGTCGTAGTCGAGATCCGGAAGCGTGTACTCCGCCATGTCGTCCATCCTCTCTGTTGGTCGTTCCGAGCCCGAGGGGGCCCGGTGCCCTTCCATCCTGCCACGATCACCCCGGGCATGGTGAGGGGCACCTGAACGGGCCGACCGGGCGTTCAGGTGGACAGGTCGATGTCGTCCCATCCCTGATGCGGGATCAGCGGCACCTGCAGCATCCACTCCAGGGCCCGGCGGCGCTCGAGGTGGACGTACGCCTCGACCGGGCCCGGGGAAGGCCTGCCCTGCAGGTGTGTCTCCGTGTGCCCCCAGGTCAGGACGTAGTGCAGGTCCAGCTGGGCTG is drawn from Brachybacterium muris and contains these coding sequences:
- a CDS encoding UPF0182 family protein, which encodes MSFSVPFGDNPSPRPRPAPAAGGGSRPRLNPLSITALVLGALVVALIIASEVWTTYLWFDQLGRTDVLLTRWITEAILFVIGFVLFAIPLYLSLRIAYTKRPVYPPVTREQEALEQFRSAVDPLRRGLTIVAPLIIGAFGGLAASRRWQDVQLFLHPQPFGETDPVFGNDISFYVFTLPLIDLIIAFGQFVCLVAIVGAVVGHFLYGGVAWGQESGLEVTKSARRHLGVLATVYVLLLGLGHWFHRYDLLTTAHGRFDGASYTDVKAILPAQTILAIAAVIVASLFIVWIVRADWRIPAIGAGLMVLSTLVVGNLYPWAIQQFQVNPNERALEQPYIQRSIDATRAAFAIDGVREVSYAASTDASPGALREDAETTAQIRLMDPNIVSKTFEQREANRRYWGFDEVLSVDRYEIDGALQDTVIGVRELRPDQFELDSRSWVDQHIIYTHGYGTAAAYGNRRNADGEPSFLQSGVPGEGALGEYEERVYFGRHSPDYSIVGAPEGAEPEEFDYQLGTGEEDGGTQVNNTYQGDGGPSVGTFFNRLLYAIKFRDPNIVISDYVNPESQILYDRDPQQRVREVAPFLSLDSQMYPAVVDGELVWVVDGYTTTTHYPYSRSVNLDDAINDSQTTPGETAGNRVRQANYMRNGVKATVSAFDGSVTLYAWDTEDPILKAWGEVFPEALQPATEISGELMSHLRYPADYFKAQRELLATYHVTDADDFFGQQDFWQIPPDPTQPAPQNPDGSAGQQAPQPPMYLTMQVPGMDDPRFTLSSSYIPAQGQNVLTGFLAVDSETGSLEGNPAETFGDMTLLVLPATNPVNGPGQVQATFNAEPNVSQALNLLKSGNSEVINGNLLTLPVGGGLLYVQPVYLQSSASGGGTQYPLLQMVLVSFGEKIGFAPTLNEALDLVFGGDSGADAGDAAVTDPDGAKGTADTETGEGEVETPGDAPADQPTDAPATDAPADPTTEAPAPAAPGDGTPQERLDRALADMDQAVKDSEAAMAEGDWTAYGEAQDRVADALQRAIAANQELEGAGG
- a CDS encoding PPA1309 family protein, whose translation is MTKTSPDPLDAPTAALAAAVLEIARHVGDDAMAAPRWFALANSARLLAEQPGLAALLGEESSTIMAADELQLISIELDHHEPGSAASADHTDPLQALTAVEWPDMANGAVLACDLAPEQWMVRAQDTDPTAIDAAQGEEALGALRVVVGALEDGTTWSALRRAGEQQYTLGAALLPDLTAALLESLQPPQ
- a CDS encoding single-stranded DNA-binding protein, producing MKDIRTTVIGNATGDPRETQYPNGDISVMVRIAVNSRYYDQDINDYNDRKTEFVNVYARRALARNVLASVKKGQPLVATGRLGSTEWTDDDGKPFFSLTLNAETIGHDLTFGTSAFTKPAKAPKLADVPDLDYDTGEIKPAPTGQDEGGYDTDSLVGDVDADGEAAERALVGTP
- a CDS encoding superoxide dismutase; the protein is MAEYTLPDLDYDYGALAPSISGKIMELHHSKHHATYVKGANTALEKLAAARESGEFGNVNQLSKDLAFNLGGHTNHSIFWKNLSPEGGDKPTGELASAIDEYFGSFDAFRKHFTAAALGIQGSGWAVLACEPVGGNLVIEQFYDQQNGVPVATIPLFQLDMWEHAFYLDYQNVKADYVEAIWKIVNWADVQARFENARSNASGLVVPKA